One Triticum dicoccoides isolate Atlit2015 ecotype Zavitan chromosome 3B, WEW_v2.0, whole genome shotgun sequence genomic window, TTTACTGATTAACTTAACTtagaaaataaaccgatctaataaGTAAAAACCAACCTAGTAAATAAAAACCGGACGAGTTAACGGTTTTATTCTGGTTCGGAAAAAAAAAACGGCAGCGGCGGTTTTCCGGCGGATCTCCggtgcaacggcggcggcggctgttcGGGttcggccggggcggcggctccggtcgtcGAGGCCGGCGGCGAAGTGGTCGGGGAGgagcggcgcggcgaggcgaggaggttggcggtgtcgacggtggttCCCGGTGACGGAACGaagcggggcggcggcgacggatcTCGCCTGCGACGGCGGATTTCGAGGAGTGCGGCGGCGGCTGCGACGCGATGCGGAGAGGaaaggggaggcggcggcgcgagaaaagagagaaaggcccggGGCTACGGCTTAAATAGGCGGGGAGGGCCTcgggaggcgtggaggaggggtaaggcggcggcgggaggccaggcggagcacggcggcggcgatgcgtgcgcgctCGGGAGTCGAGGACGAAGGCGGTGgcgcgctgggccttggcctggcttcggctgggccggcccagtaggtGGAGAGAGAGTTTAAAAAAAAACATTTTTCTAGCAAAATAAAAAGAAACGCAAAATAAATAAAATTTTTACATAggtatataatatatcaaaattttcagaaaaagattttctacgacatgaacatttttagaaagtcaaataaaattcacacaaattcaaataaaacaaagagtgcttCTGCTCTAGTAAAATCGAGTAAAaaccattttaaaaataccaaaattaattcaaatttatttctctccaatttttatgatgtagggaatcatgttaccctattttccatatatttgatTTTTGGAGaagaataatttgaataaaactcaaataactccaaatggaaaagtaaattcaaaagaactttgaatttaattctttgaaactcccaactcatatttcaaatgttttgaagaagtcattttatctccgctcgtgaaaatcattgagttgcataaagttcctgggttggaaatattttccaaatgaaattcaaatattttcaacaccccttgtcatttaaataaatggaagaagtcatgtcatcttctctccagggttttgtggtgaaaagaatttgaattcacggagatcaaaatgcaaaaataaaagtttgGGGAAGtctttttattccctctcatttaactttcaaaagtttcaaatttcactcaatcaatcacacaacaatcaaacaaacaatcaatctatctatttaatataacattccaaaatttagaattttgggatgttacaaaaatgTACCTTACCCTCAATAGAAGGTTCATTAAGGATTTTTCTAAATTCATGTATGTTAGCAATGATATGTGATGTGCACTTTGTAAAAATTAACTTCAAATGTGGTGTTCACTTAAATAAAATGCACGAGATATAAATTTGTCTTTTTGTACATATCACATGATCATATATTTTGTTATGATTTTTTTATACGCACATCATATAGTGAGTTACACCCATGAATTACTTCGTAATTTTCAAAGCAAAAATGTAGTTGTCGTACTACCTTCGTCTGGTTTACACGTCTCTTTCGTACTTTGTGTTAAATTTCGGCTGTAGATTTGACtaacaaaataaaagttttaaaTCACCAAATTATATTGTAGGATTCATATTCAAAAGAGATTTCCAATTATACTATTATTTTGATATATAATTTATTTTTTGGTAATTAAATCAAGGGTCAAAGGTAGACCAAAAATACAATAGGGCCAAAAATACAATAGGGCTAATAAACCCAGACAAAGGTAGTTAACAATTGAACTTGAACTTGAGCACTCTTCAGTCTTCATCCAACTTTGTAGAGTATCGCGTCTGTCCACACTTATTTGGCCACCGCGGCCTCCTTGCAGTCCTCTTTCCCGAAGGCGGAGACAGGGAAGGTCCTCCCCAGCCCGGTGGGGGTCTTGAAGGTGATCTTGGAGGGGTCGCCCTTGTCGATGTACATGTCGCAGAGGGTGATCCAGATGAGGAGCTCCTTGCTCTTGACCCCGGTCATGCGCTTCATCTTGCGGTCCTCGACGAAGGCCGTCACCTCAGTGGCGTACGAGACCTGCCTCCCGATCTGCTTGAAGGTGTGCGTGAGCGCCTTCTTCTGGCGCAGCCAGACGAAGCCGGTGGCGCGGTTGTAGCCGACCTCCTCGATGTCCGCCAGCGGCAGCAGGCCCAGCGGCATGTTGGTCTCGGCCAGCAGCTCCACCGCCTTCTCCGCGCACAGCACCGCGCCGTGGTACACCTCCGCACCCTCCCTCTGAGCCTCGATCGCCTGCGCCATCTCGACTGATTGAATCAATCAAATCTCTCAAAGTAAGCTCAGATTCAACTCTACGCGCTGGAGTTGCTGGTGCCTTTTTCGGTCTTGGGGGATTTGGTTGCTGTTGTGGAATTGTGGGTGGGGAGGGGCGGATTTTATAGCTGGATCTGGCGCTTTCCGTTCCGGGATGGATACCGTCGTCCTAGCTGGGGAGGAAGACGGTTGGGAAAGGGGATTTAAGGCCAGGGTTTATTAATGCGTGGGGAGGAAGCTGGTTGGGTCTCCGGTCTTCGACGCATTTGTGGTTTTCttgctctcttttttttttctttgaacTGTTCCCCTTGCATGATGAATTACATATTACCTACATTTCAGTCAGCGGACTTTTcagttttgggtcagtcgattttgatTGAAAGAAGGAGAAGGAATGGCCTTGCCAGAGAGAAGGAAGGGGCTCGCCGTCATCAccacattatctatcttagggttcagggtggggtagTGGTGGACGGCGATGATGGGGCGGTGGTGTGGGTTCACCGGAGAAAAAAAACTAGATGGGgtcggggctagagggatggccgggggcggCGGCAAGCCTGGCGGTGGGAGAAGGtcaaggggagggcggggcggcggaggctggcggttcggccagaggaagaagatgaacagtGTGTGTCGAGTTTGAGGTGGAAGATGACTGCAGATCCATTGGATCTTGATCCAACGGTTTAGATAGAATCGACTAGTCTTTCCTGATGAATTATCAGGCTTATGTCGCTCCGGGTTTAAAAATGAATGGCTATTTCTGCGTTAATAAATTATCAGGTTTATGTCGCTCCCGGGTTTAAAAATAGATGGCTATTTCTGCGTTAATCGTTGACATGCCATGAAAACGATGGACACGGATGGTGTCGCCATAATTACGAGAGTGGTTGGGGGGTCATAACTCATCTATTCAACAGATAAACGCCACTAGAACGTAAATtagtctctctttttttctttggtaAACGTTTGTGACCAGTCGACCGGCTGAACGCTCGGCCGGTCACGGGCACAACGTCCGATCTGCTCGTGGTGTATGCTCGGATTTGCGTCGCATCGCCTAGCCAGGCAGGCACATGCGTGATTGTGAGTGGGATCTTATCCCCTTCTATTCTTCTCGTCCTTCCGTTTCTCTTCTAGAGCATGACCCACTCAACCCATCCCCTCTGCTCCAGATCAGCGAGAAAGCCATGACTGCTACCTACTCATCCCGACGAAGCTTAGGCAAATCGTTGGGGAGGGCGACCATGCGTCATGCGTTCCACGCACATGAGAGACGACTAGGGTGAGGCTCTCTGCCCTCGAGCAGATTGCCTGAGGAAGGAGGAGATGATGCAACAGGGGGAGCTGCAGGCTGCCGCGTGCCGGTGGTGCTGCGACCTCTCCAGTTGACCTAGAGGTCCATGCCATCAACGAAAAGAGAGGCTGTAATTGCCATGATCTAAATTATGAAAAAAAATGTCTTGCTACTTTATAAAATTGTCATTTCTCTAATTTATAATTTTACAATGAGTATGATAGTGAAAAAAAGTCGTGAGGTCCGCGAGAATAAAACTGCCATGCTAAACTTTAAAAACTGTCATTCTCTATTTTGTCTCGATAAGCCCCAAAATTAGATTTTATAGTTACATTTTCGAAAAACAAAAAGAATATCATGCTCTTAGTAAAAAAATGCATCCTCTTAATAATAAAAATGTCAATCCCGTTAAAAATAAAATCCTCTTAGATTGAAAATTTTCATCCTCTtaaagtaataataataaatcatcATCCCAATAATAGAATTGCCATCCTCATAGTAATTAAAAATGGCATCCTCTTAATAATAAAAAATTGCCATGTTATTGATGTAAAAATGTCGTGCTGTAAACAATAAATTGCCATGTGAGAAAgtagaaaaacaattaaaaaattggCATGGGCTTATAAAAAATGACACATGGCCAAAAAATAGGGTTTTTGTTGTTTCAATAAGATGATCTTTTGGGGGTTTTTACCAAATTTTCAAATGGAAAAACGAATTAAGGACACAATATACATAGGTCGTGAGTTCGAACCCTCCTCGCGCATTTTGGTTCGTGCATTTTttggaggaaaaaaaagagagtggTCACCTATGAAACGGGTTAGAGCATACTACCCTAGCTTATCTACGTGATGTCGGCCTTGCAGTAAGATGTGTGCAACGGCAGCGAAGGCGTTCGCCAAGATTGACGCGAACTATCTGATAAAATCGAGAGAAATTGTACTAGTACTACTGTTTAAATTGTACTAGTGCTACTGTTTTCTTGAACCCTTGCCTCCGAAGCAAAGAGTCTTTAACTTGACGCATGACACTCCAGCGACCTGTGTCAACGTCGTGTGTGCAGAGCGATCGAGCGGATGGAATTGCATTTGTAGTTTAATATACTCGTGGCAATGCTAAGCACGCGTCTGATTGAGACTTGATCCTGTACAACTACCTGAGTTAATGTTCGATTTTCCCCGACCAGCGTGATGCTGCTGCTCGTGGTGGTGGACTGGCGTTACTCTGCAGCAACGTCTAACCATCAACAGCCTGATGCGTCCACCATGCGGCAGTATTCTGCTCTGAGTACTGTAGTCTTTTCTAGAGGAACACCGCAACCATGCCGCATAGACTGGTCTTGTGCGCGTTGATGGCTTGATGCCACTCACAACTGCTCGGACACCTGCTCCGCATGCGACCTGGTCCACAAGATCCTCCACCTTTTGAGCTCACGTGGCTTCATAATTACACATCCCTTTTCCGGGCAAAATTTCTGGACCATGGTGCACCTGCACCATGTCACCCCTCCGCTCGATACAGGTTCCATGTTTGGGTCCACAGTGCACACACAATAGATGTTCACTTGCTAGTGTGATGCATCAGTCACACCCAAATACCAAACTGGAATAAACAGTTTTGAATATAAATAGGCTGCTGAGAAATGGAAAAGGGTGACTATGAGTGGTTTTGGCTGTGGAAAAAGTGCGGTATTACCTAAAAGAGGATTTTTTTTTTACGGAGCTATGGCGGGCTTACGCCAGCCTGAACCATTTTCATTATCATAATTAAGACTGGGATACAAACACAACGGCTACACAAGTGTAGTACCCAGCAGACACAAGAGAAAATAAGGAACAACAACGAAGAACCAGGAAACAAGCTACAACAAGCAATTGACACCAAGAACTTAGCACCCATCAACACTAGGCAAATCGAGAAGAGCGGGAGCTAGCTTTGTTGGATCGGTCGAAAGGAGACCCGGTGCCGAGAAGATGTAGAGAAGAAGTCACTCGCTGCCCTATGATCACTCACACCTTGAAGAGCTAGGAAGTCGCAGCTACCATCGAAGGGCATCTCATTGCCTAGCCACGTCGCGGCAGAGAGAGCCACAGACTGTGCCGAAGGGCAATGCTCCGCCGAGAAAACCCCTGCACCTCCTCTAGGCCACACCATGGCCACCATCACAATTAGAGGGAGCCAGAGCACTATGCAAAGCAACAAAACCTCACGCGCCGTCGAAGGGCACCGAACACCAAGACCTTACCGCCGCCACGAGCTCCCAAGAGTGGTCAACCAACAACACCAGGATGACCACGGCACCAGCCGCCGCCACAGATTACTTCCACCGCCACCACCAAACATTCCAACCACCCAACAACCTCTACTACCCAAACATCAAGCAGCCAACAGCGGATTTCGTGGCTCCAAAAAACGACGCCCCCAAGGGGGAGAACGACATCGAGATGCCGTCCTTATCTGATCGAATGAAGGATCCAAGGCTTTCGCCCGAAGCACACGAATGAGCGAGCGACAGCAGCTCCCCAATGACCTCTCAAGAAGGGAAGCGGTGCCCAAAGGCGTTGCCGTCATCATTGCCGACAAGGTCGGCACAAGGCTTTCGCCTGAAGCATCCCCATCCCGGTCATCTCCGCAAATGCCAGCGCTTGATTCCAGCAGCACAAGACCACCCTACCCTCCCACCGTCCACATCGAGCGTCCCCGCCAGGTCGAGCAAGAAGCTCCGACGACACAGCCGCTCACCTCGAGCATCCGCACAAAAGGAGTTAGAGCAAGCTTGGCTGCCACCAGCACCCAAACTTGCACTACCAGCCACACATCTCCACCACTGCCACATCAAACCCCGCCGGCtgcatccaccgccgacctcccgGCCGTGGCCACGGAAAGCCACTGCCCGAGTGAGCTGTTGCCATGAGAAATACCAAATCTGGACGCCATGAAGCCTCCCAGACCAAGCACAaagctcactgagggagtcctggactagggggtgtccggacagccggactatcatcgtccgccggactccaagactacgaagatacaagattgaagactccgtcccgtgtccggatgggactttccttggcgtggaaggcaagcttggcgatacggatatgtagatctcctaccattgtaaccgactctgtgtaaccctagcctcctccggtgtctatataaaccggagggttttagtccgtaggacacaacatacattacaacaatcataccataggctagctttagggtttagcctccttgatctcgtggtagatccactcttgtactacccatatcatcaatattaatcaagcaggacgtagggttttacctccatcgagagggcccgaacctgggtaaaacatcgtgtccctcgtctcctgttaccatccgcctagatgcacagttcgggaccccctacccgagatccgccggttttgacaccgacagtcattgtcatcaatcaccaaaatacgtcagcagattgaacttatgTACGttctattctctctacgatggaatgtggaatttattttgcagagccggacactgtcctggtgttcctgatcttctctggattattgaaaggaggaacccgccttgcaatgccgaacattatgcgcgccggacttatcgtcattgaagcctggttcaggggctactgagggagtcctagactagggggtgtccggacagccggactatcatcgtccgccggactccaagactacgaagatacaagattgaagactctgtcccgtgtccggatgggactttccttggcgtggaaggcaagcttggcgatacggatatgtagatctcctaccattgtaaccgactctgtgtaaccctagccttatccggtgtctatataaaccggagggctttagtccgtaggacataacatacattacaacaatcataccataggctagctttagggtttagcctccttgatctcgtggtagatccactcttgtactacccatatcatcaatattaatcaagcaggacgtagggttttacctccatcgagagggcctgaacctgggtaaaacatcgtgtccctcgtctcctgttaccatcctcctagatgcacagttcgggaccccctacccgagatccgccggttttgacaccgacattggtcctttcattgagagttcctctgtgtcgtcgccgataggaaggatgcctccacccgtcttcaaagacggtattttcgccgaaggggccttggccgtcggccaaactatccggctaggtggttttcttatgaccgcccgtccggccactgcttcgacaatgacttctcaagtcgtcaaaagcaatcttcgcgtcagctcggaatccgccgagcagttggatccaatagagctctcgtctgttaacgagctcttggatcgcatcgccgccctgggagtcgccacagactacgatcatatcgggcttaaaaccgatctgagagagattaactctccccaggccacccatgacgtcgcagtggtagaggagcaatgcggcgactcttcaccTATATTAAAAACTAGtcacgtccggattcccgaaccccccatgccggatttccgcggagggacgGGCTTCGATCGAGCATTGAACTTAAAACCATGCATCGCTCCGGACTCGCTGGATCGTGTCCAGCAACCTAAGCTTCCGAATTCGAAAACTCCTCGGCCTTTAAGcccaagatgggcagggatccggattttagtccacccacccgcccagacatatgtgatctatctctaatacggcaagagcccgctcaaacagtacatcactactgggccagattcctcctggtcatggacaggataaaggactaccgagaggaaaacgcaatctcaatcttctccaataattgcacagacaagggaatactaaacgccattgatcgtcgcaaaattacacgcttcaccgatctggcgtccatagtacgaaagtactgtgcgatggagagttttcggaaaaccgaaaatcaatttgggataatccggccccaaacCCAGTCCACAGCAAAAGGGCGCCTTACACTCAGGCCCCAGATGCaaaaacgaaaaaacaaaaacccaataagggaaacggaaccgtactggagggatggttcaatggaccctgtaagcttcatagtacagagggaaccgtcccaacacatagccttcgagcatgttggatattacggcaggtggccaaaagtggcgaggagcttctagccccacaaaaccactccaacaataccggtacagtatcaacagtcttcgagactttcgcatcaaacaatatgcgaaagcgaacaatccgcggactcgccgaagtctaccaaatagcaacagcaaatccatggagcgacacagctatcaccttcaacgccagcgacgagcctaaattccgaacagccagagcaccagccgcactggtgcttagtcccatagtggacggctttcgactgacaaaagtcctcatggatggcggcaacggattaaacctcatttacgaggaaactctgcggaaaatggaaatcgattggagccgtattgagcgaagcagcacaaccttcagaggaataatccctagccgggaagcacgctgcaccggacaaatcacactcgatgtggtgttcggctcgccggacaattacagatccgaagaagtcacgttccaagtggccccgttcaacagcggatatcacgctatattaggacgagaggcattcacaatttttcaagcagtacctcattacgggtacatgaagctcaaaatgcccgggcccggcggaataatcactctcgctagtgatccggacatagcactccgcgccgagaacaagacagccgcactggccctggaggcactatccgaagccctagcggcagaggaactcaccgcgttgcgctctacggtgaacaaggacgatgtgatactcgataaaagatccaagtccacctccttcaaaccagcagatgaaataacaaaattccaggtccatccaatggacccaacaaagacggcctccatcggggcacaactgaactccgaagtagacgccgcactacgcgaGTTTCTTcgagaaaactgggacattttcgcctggcatccttcggatatgcccggaatcccacacagattggcagaacacagcctaaacatcctaaaaggattcaagccagtcaaacaggctcttcaacgattttccgaacccaaaagacaggcaatgggagaagagctagccaaactattggaagccggattcatcagtgatatcaaacatccggattggctagcaaatctggtaatggtaccaaagaaggacaaatcctggcgcctctgtgtcgatttcaaagacctcaataaggcttgcccaaaggatccctttcctctcccccgcatcgaccaaattatcgatgctaccgcaggacacgattcattgtgtttcctcgccgcatactctggctatcatcaaatcaagatggtagaagcagaccaagccgccacggcattcatcaccccttacggaccattctgcttcaacacgatgcccttcggacttaaaaacgccggcgcaacatatcagcgcatgattcaaacatgtctggctacccagatcggcaaaacagtcgaggcatacatagacgacatcgtcgtcaaaacaaaacacgtcgaaactctagtagacgatttaaggctcacgttcgacaacctcagagcatatgacatcaagttgaatccggaaaaatgtgttttcggcgtaccagccggaaagctgctgggcttcatcgtgtcCGGTAGAGgatttgaagcaaatccggctaaaatccgagctctgtcacagttggacattccaaaagacctcaaacaaatacaaaaattaacaggatgcgtggcagctctaagccgctttatctcccgtctaggagaaaaggcgttgcccctctatcgcctcctcaggcgcaccgaacacttcgagtggatggatgctgccactgccggactcgaagaaataaaggccatattggcaacaaatccggtcctggctgcgcccaatctgggcgaaccaatgttgttatacatcgcagcaacgcatcaagttgtaagcgcggtcctcgtcgtcgaacgagagacagaagggcacaaattccctcttcaaaaaccagtgtattatgtatccactgtgttaaccccctgcaagtcccgttacccgcactatcagaagatagcatatgtggtgttcatggcatcccggaagctccggcactactttcaagagtgttcgataatagtggcctctgaagtaccactcaatgacattataaataaccgcgacgcaatgggcaggattgcaaaatgggccattgagctcttaccatgcgatataacttacaaacctcggcgagctataaagtcccaAGTTTTGGctgcttcgtcgctgaatggaccgaagccgaactccctaaagagtacggcgcatactccaattgggttaTGCATTTTGAcgactctaaaatgttggccggactggcgtcgtattgacgtccccaaccggggacacagtccagtatgtacttcaaataatgtacacggactccaacaacatagccgaatacgaggccctgttacatggtctccggatggcagtctccatgggtattcaatgcctagaggtgcgcggggactcaaaccttgcaatatcccaaagaaatggagactttgacgccaaggatccgaaaatggcagcatatcgtaacgctgtcctaaaaatgtcagctcggtttgaaggactcgaattccatcacatatcccgagataataaccaagcggccgacgtactaGCACACATCGGTGCgaaacgtgatgctgtccctccaaatatcttcctggaacggctcttcaagccatccgtactatgggaagaggagcccggaagtgacaaaccggagaaaaccgcgccaatcggcgattcagccgatgacataacaccttcagcccacgacataatggcagtaatcgccccgtggacagaaccattcctagcctacttgcttaggcaggaacttcccgaagaccaaaacgaggcccgctgcatagtccgacgatcgaaagcctacaaggtccatgagggagaactttataagaaaagcacaaccggagtcctttaaagtgtatctccgaagaggaagggcgaaacctcctggctgaaattcatgccggactaggcggacaccacgcagcagcccgggcccttgtaggaaaggcattccatacaggattttattggccgacggcccgggcagatgcccaggacttagtccagagatgcgttggttgtcagctctttgctaatcagagccatatgccgcccaccgccctcaaaactatacccattacctggccgttcgcggtctgggggcttgatatggttggaccccttaaagggggaacccacaagcaaaggtacctattggtcatggtggataaattcaccaaatggatagaggccaaaccggtcaaaacggcagagtccggaccagtgatagactttatatccggggtagtacactgttacggaggcccccacagcatcatcaccgacaacggcacgaacttcacagccgacgaggttaaatcatggtgcaaaaatatgggcatcaagctcgactacgcttcagtttatcaccctcaaaccaatggtcaagtggaacgagcaaacggtctaataatgagaggcattaaacccagactagtgcggtcacttactaaatctgacacgcactgggtcgaggagctcgactccgtactctggggggctgcggacaacgcctaaccgtactaccggattcacaccattttttatggtatacggtgcagaggcagtcttgccctgcgacattattcatgactcacctcgagtgcgcatgtacgaggaaagagaggccgagctggatcggcaggacaacttggacacattggaggaagaacgcgacgtcgccaaggctcgttccgcattctatcagcagcaggcccgaagatatcaaagcagagaagtacgggccaagacttacaacgttggtgaactagttctacgcctgccggacaagaaaaaggacaagctcaagcccaaatgggagggccctttcattatcgatcaagtcctgaccggcgaagcataccgtctacgaaatgcgtcggataaccgactcgagccgaacccatggaacgcagcccgcctccgaagattctatgcctagcgccggagtaAGAGTTCGTCCCCTCCCTCCATCCAAATTTTTATACTttggctgtcttttgtttctcttttcataACCTTTTTATTAAAAAGCCCCTAAGCGCTTACTTTTGCATTTTTCGcatacacttgatgtgccatccgcactcattatacctgggggcttcttttacagaagctcaattataagggtttcatgcccagcacatgtgtcaagcttccacatgtaccttttactcaccattatatgcatcgatatgacttaagttttggccaagctgggttgcctggctcctgtgcttacccctacgttcccgattg contains:
- the LOC119275440 gene encoding uncharacterized protein LOC119275440, whose product is MAQAIEAQREGAEVYHGAVLCAEKAVELLAETNMPLGLLPLADIEEVGYNRATGFVWLRQKKALTHTFKQIGRQVSYATEVTAFVEDRKMKRMTGVKSKELLIWITLCDMYIDKGDPSKITFKTPTGLGRTFPVSAFGKEDCKEAAVAK